A stretch of the Neodiprion lecontei isolate iyNeoLeco1 chromosome 4, iyNeoLeco1.1, whole genome shotgun sequence genome encodes the following:
- the LOC107224039 gene encoding BTB/POZ domain-containing protein KCTD3 isoform X5 encodes MAVSHAINCGDIVHLNVGGTRFSTSRQTLSWVPDSFFTALLSGRISSLRDETGALFIDRDPKIFSVILSYLRTRDIDLKNADLRALRHEAEYYGIAPLVKRLMLCEDLSQSSCGDVLFYGYLPPPNIPLQEPATAITPANDVSVHGRTGGVPMISRVEIPNNQQSIIVTSCSSSTTNSNVNNGSQQSQRASLPTHVRNSSLDYRVSQRGLPHTRTPSLDLRHVRNGSADLNKIFRNDVGLVFGGQQVSAWVDPLRVQIIKAHHNWIVIAYAHFITCYRLKDSSGWQHAFTSPHIESIIERVAINAKMGSGTDGKMVAISYGSQVRLWSVSEEGIKTNIGTFNLNVRVEYLFFIGSQLVALSSTGKIGVWHAMTHHWQIQDVVPISSFDTAGSFLLLGCNNGSIYYIDMQKFPLRMKDNDLLVTELYRDPSHDPITAISVYLTPKTKDFLYLLTGLCGNWIEIAYGTKSGSVRVIVQHPETVGHGPQLFQTFTVHQSSVTKVTLSEKFLVSVCSEYNHVRSWAVTRFRGMISTQPGSTPEASFKIVSLDAVEPCVSYNAGNDFGPFGEQDDEQVFVQKVVPETDQLFVRLASNGNRVCVIESVDGSVISSFCVHECEGSSRMGSRPRRFIFTGHSNGAIQMWDLTTALDLCSKIDQVKKVNGGPTPEELWKLLDQCDLSNSHCSTPCISPSPSLISAGTRIKLKVLTFA; translated from the exons atggCGGTATCGCATGCAATAAACTGTGGAGATATTGTTCATCTTAATGTTGGAGGAACGAG GTTCTCCACATCTCGCCAAACGTTGTCCTGGGTCCCCGACTCATTTTTCACGGCACTTCTGAGTGGCCGAATTTCCAGCTTACGAGATGAGACTGGAGCGCTGTTTATAGACAGAgatccaaaaatattttcagtcaTTTTGAGTTACCTGAGAACAAGGGATATCGATCTGAAAAATGCAGATCTTCGTGCTCTTAGGCACGAGGCTGAATATTACGGCATTGCGCCCTTAGTCAAGCGATTAATGCTCTGTGAAGATTTATCCCAATCATCATGCGGtgacgttttattttatggCTACTTGCCGCCACCGA ATATCCCTCTGCAAGAACCAGCCACAGCAATAACACCGGCCAATGATGTTTCTGTACATGGCAGAACAGGCGGCGTCCCGATGATTTCCAGAGTCGAGATTCCTAATAACCAGCAATCGATTATCGTCACATCGTGTTCTTCTAGTACCACTAATAGTAATG TGAATAATGGAAGTCAACAAAGTCAACGAGCTTCTCTTCCAACTCATGTGCGTAATTCTTCTCTCGATTACCGAGTCTCACAGCGAGGATTACCCCATACACGCACTCCGTCCCTAGATTTGAGGCATGTTAGAAATGGTTCAGCGGATCTGAACAAGATATTCAGAAATGACGTTGGTCTAGTGTTTGGTGGTCAGCAAG tttcagcATGGGTCGATCCGTTGAGGGTGCAAATTATAAAGGCCCACCACAACTGGATAGTCATTGCTTACGCACACTTTATAACTTGCTACCGTTTAAAAGATTCGTCCGGTTGGCAGCATGCATTCACAAGTCCTCATATCGAATCAATAATTGAACGAGTAGCAATAAATGCTAAAATGGGTAGCGGCACAGATGGTAAAATGGTCGCAATTTCATACGGAAGTCAAGTTCGACTGTGGAGCGTGTCGGAGGAAGGGATAAAGACAAATATCGGAACATTCAATCTGAACGTTCGTGTTGAATATCTATTTTTCATTGGTAGCCAGTTGGTTGCCCTTTCTTCGACTGGGAAAATTGGAGTGTGGCATGCCATGACCCACCACTGGCAAATACAAGATGTTGTTCCGATATCGTCTTTTGATACAGCTGGTTCATTTCTGTTGCTCGGATGCAACAATGGATCCATTTATTATATTG ATATGCAGAAATTTCCACTCAGAATGAAGGACAATGATTTACTGGTCACTGAGCTCTACCGTGATCCCAGTCATGATCCGATCACTGCTATTTCTGTTTATCTTACACCAAAGACCA AAGATTTCCTATACCTTCTCACAGGTCTGTGTGGGAATTGGATTGAAATTGCTTACGGTACAAAATCGGGGAGCGTACGCGTTATCGTACAGCATCCTGAGACTGTCGGTCACGGACCTCAACTCTTCCAAACATTCACTGTCCATCAGAGTAGCGTTACTAAG GTTACACTGTCAGAAAAGTTCCTGGTATCTGTATGCTCTGAATACAATCACGTTAGAAGTTGGGCAGTAACAAGATTTCGAGGTATGATATCCACACAGCCAGGGTCCACTCCGGAAGCTAGTTTTAAGATAGTTTCACTCGACGCTGTTGAACCGTGCGTTAGTTACAACGCTGGCAATGATTTTG GTCCGTTTGGTGAACAGGACGACGAACAAGTATTTGTGCAAAAAGTTGTGCCGGAAACAGATCAACTGTTTGTGAGACTCGCTTCCAATGGCAATAGAGTTTGTGTGATTGAATCGGTAGATGGTAGCGTTATAAGTTCATTCTGTGTCCATGAGTGCGAAGGATCCAGTCGCATGGGATCTAGACCTAGGCGGTTCATTTTCACCGGTCATTCTAATGGAGCCATCCAGATGTGGGACCTAACTACTGCCTTAGATTTGTGTTCTAAAATTGACCAGG tgaaaaaagtTAACGGCGGCCCGACACCGGAAGAATTATGGAAATTACTGGACCAATGTGATTTGAGCAACAGCCACTGCTCGACTCCGTGCATCAGTCCTTCTCCGTCGCTAATATCAGCTGGAACTCGAATTAAG TTGAAGGTCTTGACGTTTGCTTGA
- the LOC107224039 gene encoding BTB/POZ domain-containing protein KCTD3 isoform X1, which yields MAVSHAINCGDIVHLNVGGTRFSTSRQTLSWVPDSFFTALLSGRISSLRDETGALFIDRDPKIFSVILSYLRTRDIDLKNADLRALRHEAEYYGIAPLVKRLMLCEDLSQSSCGDVLFYGYLPPPNIPLQEPATAITPANDVSVHGRTGGVPMISRVEIPNNQQSIIVTSCSSSTTNSNVNNGSQQSQRASLPTHVRNSSLDYRVSQRGLPHTRTPSLDLRHVRNGSADLNKIFRNDVGLVFGGQQVSAWVDPLRVQIIKAHHNWIVIAYAHFITCYRLKDSSGWQHAFTSPHIESIIERVAINAKMGSGTDGKMVAISYGSQVRLWSVSEEGIKTNIGTFNLNVRVEYLFFIGSQLVALSSTGKIGVWHAMTHHWQIQDVVPISSFDTAGSFLLLGCNNGSIYYIDMQKFPLRMKDNDLLVTELYRDPSHDPITAISVYLTPKTKDFLYLLTGLCGNWIEIAYGTKSGSVRVIVQHPETVGHGPQLFQTFTVHQSSVTKVTLSEKFLVSVCSEYNHVRSWAVTRFRGMISTQPGSTPEASFKIVSLDAVEPCVSYNAGNDFGPFGEQDDEQVFVQKVVPETDQLFVRLASNGNRVCVIESVDGSVISSFCVHECEGSSRMGSRPRRFIFTGHSNGAIQMWDLTTALDLCSKIDQVKKVNGGPTPEELWKLLDQCDLSNSHCSTPCISPSPSLISAGTRIKASNVLFLNQSQHLEPPNGSSQLT from the exons atggCGGTATCGCATGCAATAAACTGTGGAGATATTGTTCATCTTAATGTTGGAGGAACGAG GTTCTCCACATCTCGCCAAACGTTGTCCTGGGTCCCCGACTCATTTTTCACGGCACTTCTGAGTGGCCGAATTTCCAGCTTACGAGATGAGACTGGAGCGCTGTTTATAGACAGAgatccaaaaatattttcagtcaTTTTGAGTTACCTGAGAACAAGGGATATCGATCTGAAAAATGCAGATCTTCGTGCTCTTAGGCACGAGGCTGAATATTACGGCATTGCGCCCTTAGTCAAGCGATTAATGCTCTGTGAAGATTTATCCCAATCATCATGCGGtgacgttttattttatggCTACTTGCCGCCACCGA ATATCCCTCTGCAAGAACCAGCCACAGCAATAACACCGGCCAATGATGTTTCTGTACATGGCAGAACAGGCGGCGTCCCGATGATTTCCAGAGTCGAGATTCCTAATAACCAGCAATCGATTATCGTCACATCGTGTTCTTCTAGTACCACTAATAGTAATG TGAATAATGGAAGTCAACAAAGTCAACGAGCTTCTCTTCCAACTCATGTGCGTAATTCTTCTCTCGATTACCGAGTCTCACAGCGAGGATTACCCCATACACGCACTCCGTCCCTAGATTTGAGGCATGTTAGAAATGGTTCAGCGGATCTGAACAAGATATTCAGAAATGACGTTGGTCTAGTGTTTGGTGGTCAGCAAG tttcagcATGGGTCGATCCGTTGAGGGTGCAAATTATAAAGGCCCACCACAACTGGATAGTCATTGCTTACGCACACTTTATAACTTGCTACCGTTTAAAAGATTCGTCCGGTTGGCAGCATGCATTCACAAGTCCTCATATCGAATCAATAATTGAACGAGTAGCAATAAATGCTAAAATGGGTAGCGGCACAGATGGTAAAATGGTCGCAATTTCATACGGAAGTCAAGTTCGACTGTGGAGCGTGTCGGAGGAAGGGATAAAGACAAATATCGGAACATTCAATCTGAACGTTCGTGTTGAATATCTATTTTTCATTGGTAGCCAGTTGGTTGCCCTTTCTTCGACTGGGAAAATTGGAGTGTGGCATGCCATGACCCACCACTGGCAAATACAAGATGTTGTTCCGATATCGTCTTTTGATACAGCTGGTTCATTTCTGTTGCTCGGATGCAACAATGGATCCATTTATTATATTG ATATGCAGAAATTTCCACTCAGAATGAAGGACAATGATTTACTGGTCACTGAGCTCTACCGTGATCCCAGTCATGATCCGATCACTGCTATTTCTGTTTATCTTACACCAAAGACCA AAGATTTCCTATACCTTCTCACAGGTCTGTGTGGGAATTGGATTGAAATTGCTTACGGTACAAAATCGGGGAGCGTACGCGTTATCGTACAGCATCCTGAGACTGTCGGTCACGGACCTCAACTCTTCCAAACATTCACTGTCCATCAGAGTAGCGTTACTAAG GTTACACTGTCAGAAAAGTTCCTGGTATCTGTATGCTCTGAATACAATCACGTTAGAAGTTGGGCAGTAACAAGATTTCGAGGTATGATATCCACACAGCCAGGGTCCACTCCGGAAGCTAGTTTTAAGATAGTTTCACTCGACGCTGTTGAACCGTGCGTTAGTTACAACGCTGGCAATGATTTTG GTCCGTTTGGTGAACAGGACGACGAACAAGTATTTGTGCAAAAAGTTGTGCCGGAAACAGATCAACTGTTTGTGAGACTCGCTTCCAATGGCAATAGAGTTTGTGTGATTGAATCGGTAGATGGTAGCGTTATAAGTTCATTCTGTGTCCATGAGTGCGAAGGATCCAGTCGCATGGGATCTAGACCTAGGCGGTTCATTTTCACCGGTCATTCTAATGGAGCCATCCAGATGTGGGACCTAACTACTGCCTTAGATTTGTGTTCTAAAATTGACCAGG tgaaaaaagtTAACGGCGGCCCGACACCGGAAGAATTATGGAAATTACTGGACCAATGTGATTTGAGCAACAGCCACTGCTCGACTCCGTGCATCAGTCCTTCTCCGTCGCTAATATCAGCTGGAACTCGAATTAAGGCAAGCAATGtactatttttaaatcaatctCAACATCTGGAACCTCCCAATGGTTCCAGTCAGCTCACGTGA
- the LOC107224039 gene encoding BTB/POZ domain-containing protein KCTD3 isoform X2, whose translation MAVSHAINCGDIVHLNVGGTRFSTSRQTLSWVPDSFFTALLSGRISSLRDETGALFIDRDPKIFSVILSYLRTRDIDLKNADLRALRHEAEYYGIAPLVKRLMLCEDLSQSSCGDVLFYGYLPPPNIPLQEPATAITPANDVSVHGRTGGVPMISRVEIPNNQQSIIVTSCSSSTTNSNVNNGSQQSQRASLPTHVRNSSLDYRVSQRGLPHTRTPSLDLRHVRNGSADLNKIFRNDVGLVFGGQQVSAWVDPLRVQIIKAHHNWIVIAYAHFITCYRLKDSSGWQHAFTSPHIESIIERVAINAKMGSGTDGKMVAISYGSQVRLWSVSEEGIKTNIGTFNLNVRVEYLFFIGSQLVALSSTGKIGVWHAMTHHWQIQDVVPISSFDTAGSFLLLGCNNGSIYYIDMQKFPLRMKDNDLLVTELYRDPSHDPITAISVYLTPKTTSERGREGLCGNWIEIAYGTKSGSVRVIVQHPETVGHGPQLFQTFTVHQSSVTKVTLSEKFLVSVCSEYNHVRSWAVTRFRGMISTQPGSTPEASFKIVSLDAVEPCVSYNAGNDFGPFGEQDDEQVFVQKVVPETDQLFVRLASNGNRVCVIESVDGSVISSFCVHECEGSSRMGSRPRRFIFTGHSNGAIQMWDLTTALDLCSKIDQVKKVNGGPTPEELWKLLDQCDLSNSHCSTPCISPSPSLISAGTRIKASNVLFLNQSQHLEPPNGSSQLT comes from the exons atggCGGTATCGCATGCAATAAACTGTGGAGATATTGTTCATCTTAATGTTGGAGGAACGAG GTTCTCCACATCTCGCCAAACGTTGTCCTGGGTCCCCGACTCATTTTTCACGGCACTTCTGAGTGGCCGAATTTCCAGCTTACGAGATGAGACTGGAGCGCTGTTTATAGACAGAgatccaaaaatattttcagtcaTTTTGAGTTACCTGAGAACAAGGGATATCGATCTGAAAAATGCAGATCTTCGTGCTCTTAGGCACGAGGCTGAATATTACGGCATTGCGCCCTTAGTCAAGCGATTAATGCTCTGTGAAGATTTATCCCAATCATCATGCGGtgacgttttattttatggCTACTTGCCGCCACCGA ATATCCCTCTGCAAGAACCAGCCACAGCAATAACACCGGCCAATGATGTTTCTGTACATGGCAGAACAGGCGGCGTCCCGATGATTTCCAGAGTCGAGATTCCTAATAACCAGCAATCGATTATCGTCACATCGTGTTCTTCTAGTACCACTAATAGTAATG TGAATAATGGAAGTCAACAAAGTCAACGAGCTTCTCTTCCAACTCATGTGCGTAATTCTTCTCTCGATTACCGAGTCTCACAGCGAGGATTACCCCATACACGCACTCCGTCCCTAGATTTGAGGCATGTTAGAAATGGTTCAGCGGATCTGAACAAGATATTCAGAAATGACGTTGGTCTAGTGTTTGGTGGTCAGCAAG tttcagcATGGGTCGATCCGTTGAGGGTGCAAATTATAAAGGCCCACCACAACTGGATAGTCATTGCTTACGCACACTTTATAACTTGCTACCGTTTAAAAGATTCGTCCGGTTGGCAGCATGCATTCACAAGTCCTCATATCGAATCAATAATTGAACGAGTAGCAATAAATGCTAAAATGGGTAGCGGCACAGATGGTAAAATGGTCGCAATTTCATACGGAAGTCAAGTTCGACTGTGGAGCGTGTCGGAGGAAGGGATAAAGACAAATATCGGAACATTCAATCTGAACGTTCGTGTTGAATATCTATTTTTCATTGGTAGCCAGTTGGTTGCCCTTTCTTCGACTGGGAAAATTGGAGTGTGGCATGCCATGACCCACCACTGGCAAATACAAGATGTTGTTCCGATATCGTCTTTTGATACAGCTGGTTCATTTCTGTTGCTCGGATGCAACAATGGATCCATTTATTATATTG ATATGCAGAAATTTCCACTCAGAATGAAGGACAATGATTTACTGGTCACTGAGCTCTACCGTGATCCCAGTCATGATCCGATCACTGCTATTTCTGTTTATCTTACACCAAAGACCA CATCTgagagggggagggaag GTCTGTGTGGGAATTGGATTGAAATTGCTTACGGTACAAAATCGGGGAGCGTACGCGTTATCGTACAGCATCCTGAGACTGTCGGTCACGGACCTCAACTCTTCCAAACATTCACTGTCCATCAGAGTAGCGTTACTAAG GTTACACTGTCAGAAAAGTTCCTGGTATCTGTATGCTCTGAATACAATCACGTTAGAAGTTGGGCAGTAACAAGATTTCGAGGTATGATATCCACACAGCCAGGGTCCACTCCGGAAGCTAGTTTTAAGATAGTTTCACTCGACGCTGTTGAACCGTGCGTTAGTTACAACGCTGGCAATGATTTTG GTCCGTTTGGTGAACAGGACGACGAACAAGTATTTGTGCAAAAAGTTGTGCCGGAAACAGATCAACTGTTTGTGAGACTCGCTTCCAATGGCAATAGAGTTTGTGTGATTGAATCGGTAGATGGTAGCGTTATAAGTTCATTCTGTGTCCATGAGTGCGAAGGATCCAGTCGCATGGGATCTAGACCTAGGCGGTTCATTTTCACCGGTCATTCTAATGGAGCCATCCAGATGTGGGACCTAACTACTGCCTTAGATTTGTGTTCTAAAATTGACCAGG tgaaaaaagtTAACGGCGGCCCGACACCGGAAGAATTATGGAAATTACTGGACCAATGTGATTTGAGCAACAGCCACTGCTCGACTCCGTGCATCAGTCCTTCTCCGTCGCTAATATCAGCTGGAACTCGAATTAAGGCAAGCAATGtactatttttaaatcaatctCAACATCTGGAACCTCCCAATGGTTCCAGTCAGCTCACGTGA
- the LOC107224039 gene encoding BTB/POZ domain-containing protein KCTD3 isoform X3 has translation MAVSHAINCGDIVHLNVGGTRFSTSRQTLSWVPDSFFTALLSGRISSLRDETGALFIDRDPKIFSVILSYLRTRDIDLKNADLRALRHEAEYYGIAPLVKRLMLCEDLSQSSCGDVLFYGYLPPPNIPLQEPATAITPANDVSVHGRTGGVPMISRVEIPNNQQSIIVTSCSSSTTNSNVNNGSQQSQRASLPTHVRNSSLDYRVSQRGLPHTRTPSLDLRHVRNGSADLNKIFRNDVGLVFGGQQVSAWVDPLRVQIIKAHHNWIVIAYAHFITCYRLKDSSGWQHAFTSPHIESIIERVAINAKMGSGTDGKMVAISYGSQVRLWSVSEEGIKTNIGTFNLNVRVEYLFFIGSQLVALSSTGKIGVWHAMTHHWQIQDVVPISSFDTAGSFLLLGCNNGSIYYIDMQKFPLRMKDNDLLVTELYRDPSHDPITAISVYLTPKTNFLYLLTGLCGNWIEIAYGTKSGSVRVIVQHPETVGHGPQLFQTFTVHQSSVTKVTLSEKFLVSVCSEYNHVRSWAVTRFRGMISTQPGSTPEASFKIVSLDAVEPCVSYNAGNDFGPFGEQDDEQVFVQKVVPETDQLFVRLASNGNRVCVIESVDGSVISSFCVHECEGSSRMGSRPRRFIFTGHSNGAIQMWDLTTALDLCSKIDQVKKVNGGPTPEELWKLLDQCDLSNSHCSTPCISPSPSLISAGTRIKASNVLFLNQSQHLEPPNGSSQLT, from the exons atggCGGTATCGCATGCAATAAACTGTGGAGATATTGTTCATCTTAATGTTGGAGGAACGAG GTTCTCCACATCTCGCCAAACGTTGTCCTGGGTCCCCGACTCATTTTTCACGGCACTTCTGAGTGGCCGAATTTCCAGCTTACGAGATGAGACTGGAGCGCTGTTTATAGACAGAgatccaaaaatattttcagtcaTTTTGAGTTACCTGAGAACAAGGGATATCGATCTGAAAAATGCAGATCTTCGTGCTCTTAGGCACGAGGCTGAATATTACGGCATTGCGCCCTTAGTCAAGCGATTAATGCTCTGTGAAGATTTATCCCAATCATCATGCGGtgacgttttattttatggCTACTTGCCGCCACCGA ATATCCCTCTGCAAGAACCAGCCACAGCAATAACACCGGCCAATGATGTTTCTGTACATGGCAGAACAGGCGGCGTCCCGATGATTTCCAGAGTCGAGATTCCTAATAACCAGCAATCGATTATCGTCACATCGTGTTCTTCTAGTACCACTAATAGTAATG TGAATAATGGAAGTCAACAAAGTCAACGAGCTTCTCTTCCAACTCATGTGCGTAATTCTTCTCTCGATTACCGAGTCTCACAGCGAGGATTACCCCATACACGCACTCCGTCCCTAGATTTGAGGCATGTTAGAAATGGTTCAGCGGATCTGAACAAGATATTCAGAAATGACGTTGGTCTAGTGTTTGGTGGTCAGCAAG tttcagcATGGGTCGATCCGTTGAGGGTGCAAATTATAAAGGCCCACCACAACTGGATAGTCATTGCTTACGCACACTTTATAACTTGCTACCGTTTAAAAGATTCGTCCGGTTGGCAGCATGCATTCACAAGTCCTCATATCGAATCAATAATTGAACGAGTAGCAATAAATGCTAAAATGGGTAGCGGCACAGATGGTAAAATGGTCGCAATTTCATACGGAAGTCAAGTTCGACTGTGGAGCGTGTCGGAGGAAGGGATAAAGACAAATATCGGAACATTCAATCTGAACGTTCGTGTTGAATATCTATTTTTCATTGGTAGCCAGTTGGTTGCCCTTTCTTCGACTGGGAAAATTGGAGTGTGGCATGCCATGACCCACCACTGGCAAATACAAGATGTTGTTCCGATATCGTCTTTTGATACAGCTGGTTCATTTCTGTTGCTCGGATGCAACAATGGATCCATTTATTATATTG ATATGCAGAAATTTCCACTCAGAATGAAGGACAATGATTTACTGGTCACTGAGCTCTACCGTGATCCCAGTCATGATCCGATCACTGCTATTTCTGTTTATCTTACACCAAAGACCA ATTTCCTATACCTTCTCACAGGTCTGTGTGGGAATTGGATTGAAATTGCTTACGGTACAAAATCGGGGAGCGTACGCGTTATCGTACAGCATCCTGAGACTGTCGGTCACGGACCTCAACTCTTCCAAACATTCACTGTCCATCAGAGTAGCGTTACTAAG GTTACACTGTCAGAAAAGTTCCTGGTATCTGTATGCTCTGAATACAATCACGTTAGAAGTTGGGCAGTAACAAGATTTCGAGGTATGATATCCACACAGCCAGGGTCCACTCCGGAAGCTAGTTTTAAGATAGTTTCACTCGACGCTGTTGAACCGTGCGTTAGTTACAACGCTGGCAATGATTTTG GTCCGTTTGGTGAACAGGACGACGAACAAGTATTTGTGCAAAAAGTTGTGCCGGAAACAGATCAACTGTTTGTGAGACTCGCTTCCAATGGCAATAGAGTTTGTGTGATTGAATCGGTAGATGGTAGCGTTATAAGTTCATTCTGTGTCCATGAGTGCGAAGGATCCAGTCGCATGGGATCTAGACCTAGGCGGTTCATTTTCACCGGTCATTCTAATGGAGCCATCCAGATGTGGGACCTAACTACTGCCTTAGATTTGTGTTCTAAAATTGACCAGG tgaaaaaagtTAACGGCGGCCCGACACCGGAAGAATTATGGAAATTACTGGACCAATGTGATTTGAGCAACAGCCACTGCTCGACTCCGTGCATCAGTCCTTCTCCGTCGCTAATATCAGCTGGAACTCGAATTAAGGCAAGCAATGtactatttttaaatcaatctCAACATCTGGAACCTCCCAATGGTTCCAGTCAGCTCACGTGA
- the LOC107224039 gene encoding BTB/POZ domain-containing protein KCTD3 isoform X4 — protein MAVSHAINCGDIVHLNVGGTRFSTSRQTLSWVPDSFFTALLSGRISSLRDETGALFIDRDPKIFSVILSYLRTRDIDLKNADLRALRHEAEYYGIAPLVKRLMLCEDLSQSSCGDVLFYGYLPPPNIPLQEPATAITPANDVSVHGRTGGVPMISRVEIPNNQQSIIVTSCSSSTTNSNVNNGSQQSQRASLPTHVRNSSLDYRVSQRGLPHTRTPSLDLRHVRNGSADLNKIFRNDVGLVFGGQQVSAWVDPLRVQIIKAHHNWIVIAYAHFITCYRLKDSSGWQHAFTSPHIESIIERVAINAKMGSGTDGKMVAISYGSQVRLWSVSEEGIKTNIGTFNLNVRVEYLFFIGSQLVALSSTGKIGVWHAMTHHWQIQDVVPISSFDTAGSFLLLGCNNGSIYYIDMQKFPLRMKDNDLLVTELYRDPSHDPITAISVYLTPKTSLCGNWIEIAYGTKSGSVRVIVQHPETVGHGPQLFQTFTVHQSSVTKVTLSEKFLVSVCSEYNHVRSWAVTRFRGMISTQPGSTPEASFKIVSLDAVEPCVSYNAGNDFGPFGEQDDEQVFVQKVVPETDQLFVRLASNGNRVCVIESVDGSVISSFCVHECEGSSRMGSRPRRFIFTGHSNGAIQMWDLTTALDLCSKIDQVKKVNGGPTPEELWKLLDQCDLSNSHCSTPCISPSPSLISAGTRIKASNVLFLNQSQHLEPPNGSSQLT, from the exons atggCGGTATCGCATGCAATAAACTGTGGAGATATTGTTCATCTTAATGTTGGAGGAACGAG GTTCTCCACATCTCGCCAAACGTTGTCCTGGGTCCCCGACTCATTTTTCACGGCACTTCTGAGTGGCCGAATTTCCAGCTTACGAGATGAGACTGGAGCGCTGTTTATAGACAGAgatccaaaaatattttcagtcaTTTTGAGTTACCTGAGAACAAGGGATATCGATCTGAAAAATGCAGATCTTCGTGCTCTTAGGCACGAGGCTGAATATTACGGCATTGCGCCCTTAGTCAAGCGATTAATGCTCTGTGAAGATTTATCCCAATCATCATGCGGtgacgttttattttatggCTACTTGCCGCCACCGA ATATCCCTCTGCAAGAACCAGCCACAGCAATAACACCGGCCAATGATGTTTCTGTACATGGCAGAACAGGCGGCGTCCCGATGATTTCCAGAGTCGAGATTCCTAATAACCAGCAATCGATTATCGTCACATCGTGTTCTTCTAGTACCACTAATAGTAATG TGAATAATGGAAGTCAACAAAGTCAACGAGCTTCTCTTCCAACTCATGTGCGTAATTCTTCTCTCGATTACCGAGTCTCACAGCGAGGATTACCCCATACACGCACTCCGTCCCTAGATTTGAGGCATGTTAGAAATGGTTCAGCGGATCTGAACAAGATATTCAGAAATGACGTTGGTCTAGTGTTTGGTGGTCAGCAAG tttcagcATGGGTCGATCCGTTGAGGGTGCAAATTATAAAGGCCCACCACAACTGGATAGTCATTGCTTACGCACACTTTATAACTTGCTACCGTTTAAAAGATTCGTCCGGTTGGCAGCATGCATTCACAAGTCCTCATATCGAATCAATAATTGAACGAGTAGCAATAAATGCTAAAATGGGTAGCGGCACAGATGGTAAAATGGTCGCAATTTCATACGGAAGTCAAGTTCGACTGTGGAGCGTGTCGGAGGAAGGGATAAAGACAAATATCGGAACATTCAATCTGAACGTTCGTGTTGAATATCTATTTTTCATTGGTAGCCAGTTGGTTGCCCTTTCTTCGACTGGGAAAATTGGAGTGTGGCATGCCATGACCCACCACTGGCAAATACAAGATGTTGTTCCGATATCGTCTTTTGATACAGCTGGTTCATTTCTGTTGCTCGGATGCAACAATGGATCCATTTATTATATTG ATATGCAGAAATTTCCACTCAGAATGAAGGACAATGATTTACTGGTCACTGAGCTCTACCGTGATCCCAGTCATGATCCGATCACTGCTATTTCTGTTTATCTTACACCAAAGACCA GTCTGTGTGGGAATTGGATTGAAATTGCTTACGGTACAAAATCGGGGAGCGTACGCGTTATCGTACAGCATCCTGAGACTGTCGGTCACGGACCTCAACTCTTCCAAACATTCACTGTCCATCAGAGTAGCGTTACTAAG GTTACACTGTCAGAAAAGTTCCTGGTATCTGTATGCTCTGAATACAATCACGTTAGAAGTTGGGCAGTAACAAGATTTCGAGGTATGATATCCACACAGCCAGGGTCCACTCCGGAAGCTAGTTTTAAGATAGTTTCACTCGACGCTGTTGAACCGTGCGTTAGTTACAACGCTGGCAATGATTTTG GTCCGTTTGGTGAACAGGACGACGAACAAGTATTTGTGCAAAAAGTTGTGCCGGAAACAGATCAACTGTTTGTGAGACTCGCTTCCAATGGCAATAGAGTTTGTGTGATTGAATCGGTAGATGGTAGCGTTATAAGTTCATTCTGTGTCCATGAGTGCGAAGGATCCAGTCGCATGGGATCTAGACCTAGGCGGTTCATTTTCACCGGTCATTCTAATGGAGCCATCCAGATGTGGGACCTAACTACTGCCTTAGATTTGTGTTCTAAAATTGACCAGG tgaaaaaagtTAACGGCGGCCCGACACCGGAAGAATTATGGAAATTACTGGACCAATGTGATTTGAGCAACAGCCACTGCTCGACTCCGTGCATCAGTCCTTCTCCGTCGCTAATATCAGCTGGAACTCGAATTAAGGCAAGCAATGtactatttttaaatcaatctCAACATCTGGAACCTCCCAATGGTTCCAGTCAGCTCACGTGA